The Candidatus Baltobacteraceae bacterium genome includes the window GTCGGAGTGGCCAAGCGGTCCGAACTCGGCGGGAACGTTCACGCCGCCGAGGATCAACGGTCTTCCGGCGACGAGCTTATGCGCGTCGAATCCATGGCCGACGCGCACGGGCTAGACGGTTTCCGTTCGGCCGGCGTAGTGCGAGAACCGCGTGGTAAACGTCATCGATCCGTCGCCAATCGCTTCGAAGCGCTCGCCGAACCCTTCGAAGTGTTCGGCAGCCACGTACGCTCGAATCGCCACGCCGCTGGGCAGGTCGCGATCGAGACCATCGACGGTGCCGCCGCGCGATTCGATCTCGGTGCAAACCGCGTCGATAAGGTTCGCATCGGTGAATATTTCGACGAGCAGCACTTCTTCTTCGCCCGGCATCTGTTCGTGGCGGTCGCGTAAGAGCTGTTCGGCGCGCCGCAGATCGTCGGGAACGGTGATCTTGAAATTTTCGCGCGATGACTCGACGAGCTCGACCTCTATGCCGGCGCGCTCCAGGAGCATCGCCTCATCGGTTCCGCCGACGCCGTTACGCGCGGCCTCGGCGTGCGCGCGGCGCAGATCGCGTACGGTCGCGGCCTGTGGCGTCTGCGCGGCCCATAGTGCCTCGCGGTCCAGCGTTCGCGTTACGAGCCGGCTCGCGTTATCGACGACTTTAATCGTGTCGA containing:
- the ispD gene encoding 2-C-methyl-D-erythritol 4-phosphate cytidylyltransferase, with the protein product MLWGAIIVAAGRGTRFGRPKQLVELAGAPMLSWSMRTFAQMPEIVDLVVVTEDEWIDTVRAMAAQLSSKPVTVVGGGERRQDSVAKGLDALPERVAGVLVHDGARPLVKANDVRNAMRVVRDGHAAVLGVPVVDTIKVVDNASRLVTRTLDREALWAAQTPQAATVRDLRRAHAEAARNGVGGTDEAMLLERAGIEVELVESSRENFKITVPDDLRRAEQLLRDRHEQMPGEEEVLLVEIFTDANLIDAVCTEIESRGGTVDGLDRDLPSGVAIRAYVAAEHFEGFGERFEAIGDGSMTFTTRFSHYAGRTETV